The Hypomesus transpacificus isolate Combined female chromosome 2, fHypTra1, whole genome shotgun sequence genome window below encodes:
- the lrif1 gene encoding ligand-dependent nuclear receptor-interacting factor 1 isoform X2 produces MAHHGTGHSGTGVFYQAMPAVGADGRNVMQLIPVQKINGQFVPSQTSLPAVQTVEPQRAVVMNFASAPIARNMSTIQPSNNGVKKQQFNITGTPNPVQGRGHRVNVSQQNYLKQSHASLKPSSAPQVVSPVTHSPKSGMALSLLNTNKMPVTVKSPVLPNGQYLQIPPNAQVKTLPMSALPPGIKKQLFTSAANSPTVLYVSPVTTMNPGSLQPCPTVASSPSTPQKISEQTPCASSSMPSKRSPRTVAKDGSKPVTPIRWIIEEQDGSPAPCLVPVNPSVMASEILKTVAEREKTSKVQEITAENPLSPKTQTKAGQVRDNALVMCNGKVYFVAKKTPELCKLMAKPLGAIGSLSEKPIGKGRSSQGRSFLPSLLLNPSIESQALDKNKSNSKSIVIPDGPDEVIDLCDDDSQDDPTLQAEPTAKLTETDKSQPVTHEDEESNVIFVSYIPPKPIFRFSLHQMKRDLGNKIKAGPESVTSQNTVGEQNLNDTQSSVNVLSEGSCPDIDMIQDVAISTVNATDQALNTSLDNIAGQRMDTCRGTLSSMEVKDSLANYQAVKVLADPSVKETVTSQDVDITAEMAENRAVPSDQQEARNKQPAVTAITDQAVKVLADPSVKETVTSQDVDITPEMAENRAVPSYQQEARNKQPAITSITDQAVKVLADPSVNETVTSQDVDVTPKIAENMTVPSDQQETMNEQPDVTSKDMDSANSNASVQAEKDTNQNQSGLKRMFGITSDVKIILKRIDDVQPEIPPKVLPQIGPISKSALEGIRKLIQGSQINLNKRKHDKTQGCPQESSDECPKDTKMQKNENAPIASPDSDNIKEALISSSPIPNACVVNVSEGSEQKSPCEDIAMTSVEPQCLSTVRETCQSSAREISAVDLFSTTPMDPDEIKRHEKIRRLKELLREKEAALEMLRKNSD; encoded by the exons ATGGCACATCACGGTACTGGTCACAG TGGGACAGGTGTGTTTTACCAAGCAATGCCTGCTGTGGGAGCCGATGGACGAAATGTCATGCAGCTGATTCCTGTCCAAAAGATCAACGGACAGTTTGTTCCATCGCAAACAAGCCTTCCCGCAGTGCAGACGGTTGAACCACAGAGAGCGGTTGTCATGAACTTTGCCTCTGCACCCATTGCTAGAAATATGTCAACTATTCAACCCTCAAATAACGGAGTGAAGAAGCAACAATTTAACATTACTGGCACTCCAAATCCAGTGCAAGGAAGAGGTCATAGAGTAAATGTTTCACAACAGAATTATTTAAAACAGAGTCATGCCTCACTGAAACCTTCAAGTGCACCTCAGGTAGTTTCCCCTGTGACACATTCACCAAAGAGTGGGATGGCATTATCACTTCTGAATACAAACAAGATGCCAGTCACTGTCAAATCACCTGTGCTTCCCAATGGACAATACCTGCAGATACCCCCCAATGCGCAAGTTAAAACCCTACCAATGTCTGCACTCCCTCCAGGCATTAAGAAGCAGCTTTTTACTTCGGCAGCAAATTCTCCCACAGTTCTATATGTCTCGCCTGTGACAACCATGAACCCAGGTAGTTTGCAGCCCTGTCCAACTGTAGCTTCCTCCCCCAGTACTCCACAGAAGATTTCTGAACAGACACCTTGTGCATCCTCATCAATGCCCTCAAAACGGTCGCCAAGGACTGTTGCCAAGGACGGCTCAAAGCCAGTTACTCCTATCAGGTGGATAATTGAAGAGCAGGATGGCTCACCTGCTCCCTGCCTTGTTCCTGTAAATCCCTCCGTTATGGCCTCTGAAATCCTTAAGACTGTGGCAGAAAGGGAAAAAACCAGCAAGGTACAAGAAATTACAGCAGAAAATCCATTGAGTCCGAAAACTCAGACAAAAGCAGGACAAGTGAGAGACAATGCCTTGGTGATGTGTAATGGGAAGGTGTATTTTGTGGCCAAGAAAACCCCTGAGCTTTGTAAGCTGATGGCGAAACCATTGGGGGCCATTGGAAGCCTTTCTGAAAAACCAATAGGTAAAGGCAGAAGCAGTCAGGGTAGAAGTTTCTTACCATCGCTGCTCTTAAACCCTTCCATTGAATCTCAAGCGTTAGATAAAAACAAATCAAATTCCAAATCCATTGTTATCCCAGATGGACCAGATGAGGTTATTGACCTGTGTGATGATGACTCTCAGGATGACCCGACCCTCCAAGCAGAACCAACTGCTAAACTAACTGAGACAGACAAAAGTCAGCCAGTGACACATGAGGATGAAGAGTCCAATGTAATATTTGTCTCATACATCCCGCCCAAACCCATCTTCAGATTCAGCTTACACCAGATGAAAAGAGACCTAGGGAATAAGATAAAGGCTGGGCCGGAGTCTGTCACAAGTCAAAATACTGTGGGTGAACAGAATTTGAATGATACTCAGAGCAGTGTTAATGTCTTGTCAGAAGGAAGTTGTCCAGACATTGACATGATCCAAGATGTGGCAATCTCTACAGTTAATGCAACTGACCAAGCGTTGAACACCAGTCTTGACAATATCGCTGGTCAGAGAATGGACACCTGTCGGGGTACTTTGTCCAGCATGGAAGTTAAAGATTCCTTGGCAAATTATCAGGCAGTAAAGGTTTTGGCTGATCCATCTGTCAAGgaaacagtgacatcacaggatgTTGACATCACCGCTGAAATGGCAGAGAACAGGGCTGTTCCAAGTGATCAACAAGAAGCAAGGAATAAGCAGCCAGCCGTCACCGCCATTACTGACCAGGCAGTAAAGGTTTTGGCTGATCCATCTGTCAAGgaaacagtgacatcacaggatgTTGACATCACCCCTGAAATGGCAGAGAACAGGGCTGTTCCAAGTTATCAACAAGAAGCAAGGAATAAGCAGCCAGCCATCACCTCCATTACTGACCAGGCAGTAAAGGTTTTGGCTGATCCATCTGTCAACgaaacagtgacatcacaggatgTTGACGTTACTCCGAAAATAGCAGAAAACATGACTGTTCCAAGCGATCAACAAGAAACAATGAATGAGCAGCCAGATGTCACCTCCAAAGACATGGATAGCGCAAACAGCAATGCTTCTGTACAAGCAGAAAAGGATACCAATCAAAATCAG AGCGGTCTTAAACGGATGTTTGGGATTACATCCGATGTTAAAATTATCTTAAAAAGGATTGACGATGTACAACCTGAGATTCCTCCAAAAGTGCTTCCTCAGATTGGACCCATATCAAAAAGTGCATTGGAGGGTATCCGTAAATTGATTCAAGGGTCGCAGATTAACTTAAACAAGAGGAAACATGACAAAACACAG GGGTGTCCTCAAGAGAGCAGTGACGAATGCCCAAAGGATACCAAAatgcaaaaaaatgaaaatgctcCAATAGCATCTCCTGATTCAGACAATATTAAAGAGGCTCTAATAAGTTCAAGTCCTATACCCAATGCATGTGTTGTCAATGTATCAGAAGGTTCAGAACAAAAATCTCCATGTGAAGACATCGCCATGACATCTGTGGAGCCTCAGTGTCTCTCGACCGTGAGGGAGACATGCCAAAGTTCGGCTAGAGAGATCTCAGCCGTCGACCTTTTCTCTACAACACCCATGGACCCTGATGAAATCAAGCGTCATGAGAAAATCCGACGCTTGAAAGAACTTCTGAGGGAAAAAGAGGCTGCTCTCGAGATGTTGAGAAAGAACAGCGACTGA